The window aggttgttgatgtagatcgccgtcacgatccttgccccggcggcgctccggcgccaccgcctgagagggggagagagaccccctccttcttcctcttccttggcctcccccctagatgggaggagggtttcccctctggtacatggcctccatggcgggggaggggcgagagcccctccaagattggatctatctctgtgttctcttctgtttcacgtttctgttttctggcccttcactgtttcttaaattcctggagatccgtaactccgattgcgctgaaattttaacacgattttttccggatataagcttccttgcggccgaagaagagccCCAACTGACTTACggggtgcccactaggcaccaccgCATGCCAGGGGGGCAAGccacgccctggtgggtagtggaggtCGTGGGCcttcgtttgcgttgattccacctaccaaaaaatacatatatttcaaaataattctccgtaaatttttatcgtgtttggacttcgtttgctaTGGTTATtcggtgaaacaaaaaacatgcaacaaatatgaACTGACacagggcattggatcaatatgttagttcaataaatcatataaattgttgccaaaagtatgtgaaagttgtataatattggtaatgaaaattaaaaaaattatagatacgatgaagacgtatcaagGCATCATCATGGTTAGCCCCCATCCTCTAAGGTGATGCCACATCCGCCTAATATAATGCTGCCATCAGTCCATTGCATCAGGCAAGGAACCCAACCGATAAGGAGGATGATTGCAAGCAACAATCCATTTCTCATGCATGACATCTAGGAAGCGGAGGTGTTCCCTCCATTGAACTTCAAAGAAAAAGCGCGAGCCCCGTTTCTGACGAGTCTCACTGGAGTCGAATATTAGAGGACAATGGTCAGAACCTAGATGCATCGTGGCTCGAGCGGACATGCAGGAAATTGGCTCTCCCACTCTGGAGAGACGAAAACCCTTTCAAGGACACCGAGTCTGGTCGAGTTGCTTATTGGTCTAAGTAAAAATTAGCTCCAACCCATTGTAACTCCATAAGCTCCAGGTCAACCTCCTAGTTACTAAAAGCGTCCATTAGGTTCATGTTGATGGATTGCTTGTTTTTGCCCTTTTCCAAGACAGACCTCACCAAATTGAAATCCTCACCGATGGCCATGAGCACAGTCGAGGTAGAAATCTTGTCATGCAATTCAACGAGGAAGTCAACAGATTTAGAGTGATCGACCGAGCGATACACAATAACCAATTCCCGTATGAATTGGTTATTGCATTGCACTACGGCGACAGTAACGAAGTGCCGGCAAATGACGACCCTCGAGACATTGAAAGATTCCAACTGGATGCCCACCAGGATTCCACCTGATCGCCCATTCACCGGCAACCAATTCCAAGCAAAGTCATCACCACCAATCGACCAAAGATCAACAACAAAGATGGATCTCCTGATGGTTTATTGGATTCCAATGAAATCGAGCTTCTCGGCGTGTAAGGTTTCAGCTAGTTGACTCCTACGGTCAAACCGGCCAAAGCCTCGCATGTTCCATATCATGCCTGTCATAGGGCTCAAGGGGAACGGGTCCCCGCCCCATCAACACATCAGCGAGGGCTCTCGATTATTAGAGAGATTAATGAAAGGAAAGAAGACTTTTAGGGCGGTGTATTTGTTCATGAAGGCCGGGCTTCAAACTTCGATGCACATAATTTTGTTAGTAGCGTTTTATCTACATAGCGGTCGATATGTTTGGCTCACTTATCCCTGGGATGTATCCATTGTACCTTTGAACATTATTGAATAATAAAGAGCACAATTTCCACTAAACAAGTTCTCACTGAACAATTTATTATTTCCGTAATATAGTACTCCccttaaagaaatataagagcatttagatcactaatttaatgatctaaacgcttttatatttctttacgaagggaGTAGGAAACATATATTTATCCATCTCCTCTTCAAACCGCCGCCGCACCTCAATTTCAGTAAGTAGTCCACTCAACAGTGCATGAAGGGCGGCATATGGATCTAGCTGCAAAGCTCAATATAAGCACAACCAGTAAGCTAGATCAGGCATGAACTCAGCAGTTAGGACGAAAAGTGATGACAACTGAACCGTGGCATTGAAATCAAGGTGAGTTTCCAACCATGGCAGATCTTTTCTCGTGGACAAATGCAACATAATATGGAGTAGCTCTGACGGAATCCGTTTACCTACCTGCTACGCTAAAGCAATGGAACATGCGTCCTGGTCTTATTCTAGGCTTTCACCACCTTTTTACGCGCAAAGTGCCTCACAATTTATCTTGGTAGGACAGTTTATCTTGATTGAAATCGCTCATCAGCTACCGGGTGAAAGATCAGCTAACCGTATCGACTACCAAAACAGAACTCTGAAGACATGGTTGTGTTCTTTCTCTGAAAACGAGCTGGGGGCAGGTTTGGCGCAGAGCTCACTTCACAAGACCCACCCCGCCACCGGGCATCCACTCTGCACTACACAAAAGTTGTATTATACGCTCACCTTCCATCCGGGATGTCGGATGGTCGTACAGTTGGTCGGCGCTTGGGCATGGTACACGAGTTTGTGGGTGCCTTTCGAGACCAAACTCGTGACCTTTTCCTTCCATTCGTCGGATTCATACGTGCTTCATTTTCTAAAAACTATACGTATTTATATGTGCTTACCTACTCCCTAGTAAGATCATTGTGCTCCACGTTTTATATAGTACGAGCTCCCTTGCAGTCTTGGCAGTGTCACTCACACAACTTACGCCATGTACGTCGACAGCATCTCCTGACCAAAATATCTCTATTAGCCTAAGCAAACCATACGACACGTCGATCCCCACGAAGAAATCTAGCCAAAAGGCAGTGGGATAGGTAGTTGAGGCTGCTCTTCACAGGCTCCACAGCAACAAGAATGTACCACTCATCTATCACAACAACCTGGATAAGCAGGGGAAATAAAGGAAAGCTTGGGAAGAAGCCACTTTGTTGGTTTCAAGTGGGGTGGTGTGGTGGGACAGAACTTAACAGCCCAACCGCTGGAGCTGGGAGAATTCCGGCCTTGAGCTCGACACCATGCCTTCTTCCCTCATGCGCCCCGCTGCCGAAAGAGCCACTCCCGCTGCAATGTCCTTGACGCTAGCTCCCACCCCGCTGGCTCTGACCCCTCAACGCGCCGACCAAACTATCCGCATATTCACCCTATTGCAAACAAGATATTGGGCTGCCGCGATTCCGCTTCACTTCGCTGGTTCTCTTTTCTCTTCCTGCTCTGCCGACTGCCGCCTTGTATCTCTGGCTCATCTCTTGTGCATCATCACAGGTTTAAGCCGCTTGTCCAGGTTAGTGCATCCATTTTTCTTTTATTCTTGCAGCATTTTACTGCCTTTTTTTTTGGTTCCTGGTTGAGTTGTGTAACTTAACCATGCTTCCAGTTGTGCACTGAATATTCCTTTTGACAAACTTCAGTTGATATAGTCTGTAAGTTTagccagttttttttcttttccctttctcTTTTTCAATGATACTAGCTCGGAGCCGCCCATTGCTATGGAATCATAGTTAATTTAGTTGAAAGGCTAGTTGAAACATGTTtacatttgttttttgtttttttgaaaagaGGGTTTAACCCCTAGCCTCTGCATCCATCGATGCAGAAACGCTAAATTAATTGTTGCAAAGTTTACAACCATCCAACAAGTCTCAAAAATAAAACATGTTTAATTTTGTTTATGTGTCTGGCTTTGATATTTTTTTTCCTTATTAAATGATGAACATGCAACTTTCTCGCaaaattcgcaaaaaaaaaaaaaacttcccCACAAAAAAGGAATATGCAACTTTGGTACAATGGTGTGATTTCTAACTCTTAAGCTTGTTAGTTTCTGTGGGTTGTTCTCATAATGTGGGATGAGAGAAGATTAGCTGAAGTCAGAAGCAATTGAGATGTTAAGTTGCATCTAacaaatactcccttcgtcccataatgtaagacgtttttgcaaactatgttagcttgcaaaaacgtcttacattatgggacagagggagtactaatcaGGTCTACTTGAGCGAATACTCGCAAATCTTTTTTTTTTATGAAAAATCAGCAGATTGCTGATTTTGATTGATGAACAAGGAAGAAAATAAGGTTACAAGTAGAGAGCAAGATAAATGTCTTCCAGCGTTGGTCCCTGGTTAAAACAGCCAGCTAGCTAAAGAAATCAATAGCAAGGGTTTTGAAGAAATCTCTTTCAGAAATGCGTAGAAATCCGCCTAGAATGAGACATTGCCAGGTTCACAATATTAAAAAAAATGTGGGTCTTTTGCAAAATTCAAGCGGTAAAATAGAGAGGTTGTCAAATTGGTAGAGTGTGACTAAATTACCACATTGTCAGGTTGAGAAGAGTGATAAGCTAAAAATGTTGCTCTCATGAAGAGCACTTGGTGACTCTTCTCAAGAGAAGGTGTACCAAGAAATCATACAGTAACAATGGCTGAAATGGAAGATGCTCTGAGATCCTGCATGGAGCAGCTGCTCATTGCCAGAGAAGAGAGGGAGCAGATCATCGTGGAAGCAGCCAGCGAGATATCCTCCCAGCAAAAGAAACTGCGCGATCTACAGCAGAGCCTCGAAGCCGCGAACAAGaaggccgcgaagctcaccgccgagaaCAACAGCCTCTGCAAGGCCATGGACGCCAAGGACAAGCTCGTCAGGGAGCTGCGGGAGTCCAAGGCGGCCTCCGACCAGGAGCTCTCCGGCGCGGCGGCGAAGCTGGACGCGGCGCAGAAGCAGAGCGCCTCGCTGCAGTACGAGGCGCGCATGCTccagaaggagctggaggtgaggAGCCAGGAGCGGGAGTACGACCTCAGGTCCGTGGACGCCGCCCGCGCGCAGCAGGCGGAGAGCCTGAAGAAGATCGCGCAGCTGGAGGGCGAGTGCCAGCGGCTGCGCGCCATGGTCCGGAAGCGGCTCCCCGGGCCGGCCGCCTTGGCCAAGATGAGGGACGAGGTCGAGCcgcagcagcagccgccgccgtcCAGGGCCGGGGCCAGCCCGAGGCGGCCGCGTTCCGTGACGCCGACGATGTCGCCGCGCTCAGTGACGCCGATGTCGCCCCGGCCCGTGACGCCGCGGCGCGCTCCGGAGCCTGACCAGAGCTACGCCGTCAGGCTGCGCGCGATCGAGGACGAGAACAACGTCCTGAAGCGGATGCTGGCGGCGAGGGACACCGAGCTGCAGTTCACGCAGACCAAGTACGCAGAGGAGGCCAGCAAGCTGTCGGCGGTGCAGGGGCAGCTCAAGGAGCTGACGGAGGAGAGCAAGCGGCTGAGCGATGCACATGCAAAGTCAGAGACGTGGGCCTCTGCTCTGGTCTCTGAACTGGACCAGCTCAGGGCTGGGAAGCAGGGACATGGAGCATCGTCCGTCATGGTGTCCGACATGAGCTTGCTCGACGACTTCGCCGAGATCGAGAGGATGGAGATGGAGTCATCAGGGGATCATCAGACATCAGGACATTCGAGATCCGTCGTGCCCGACAAGAACGGTGAGAGTCTTGTCCTAGAACATGGCCATCCTGAATGGCTGCAGGATGTCTGGAAACTCGTTACAAGTAACCATGAAGCAACTGGAGAAAGCATCGACGCCATCGTTGGTGGAATAAGGCGTGCATtggacgagggtcctgttcatgggAATGGAGATGCTTCTGATCTGCTGTATGGCCGGACCAAAGTGGAGGAACTGATCACCAATCTGATTGACAAAATCACGGCCACGATCCGCGTTTCGGCACAAGACGATGCTGCGAGATCTGGATCTTTGTTGCATGCCAAGCCTGAACTTTGTGCTCGGCTCGAGTACCTGGTTCATGTCTGCCATGATGTGCTACAGAGGAAAGCCAGGCTTGAAGATTTTGTCGACGAGGTTTGCATGGTACTGGAGTACATAATGAGCATATACTTCTCGAACCAAGTTCGATCGGACACCGTGGACGGTAACGAAAATGACTTTGATGCACATGGTGAACCTGACATGCAGAGTGCAACATCAGCAGCAGCACTGGATATCCAAACAGAAGCACAAAAGGGAGAGGTTCAGTCAACAGAAGGTCAGCACCCTGATAAAATACAAGAGAGACAGCTTATTGAAGAACTTGCAATGGTCATGCTAGATCAGAATGATGATATCCAACTGGGGAGGAAGTCGTCATACTATGAGATAGAAAGGTAATAACAGTGCAAGCAGCTACCGAACAGCTAAACAGGGCTTCCTTTCAACTATTGTTGAGTGATTTTCAGTTAATTTTTTTGTTCTTTGTAATGCAGTCTCACTGCTGATGGAATGGGAGAAGACTTGGCACAAAAGGAGGCAAAACAACTAGCAACGGTAAGCTCTCATGTTTCTGTTTTGTTCAGAAAAAAGAACATTCTGGCTGTTGCAAAACTAACTATACCTGATATTTTTCACTTCAGCTTCATCTCATTTCATTTAAATGTTACTGCCTGATATGTTATACTACGTCACAGTTCTCTCTTTTCATCTATATATAATCATCAGGAGTAAGATTTGACAACATTTGCGCTGCAATGCAGGACTCAGAGATATCTGCAGCAGCTGACAAACTTGCGGAGTGCCAGGAGACCATCACGAATCTAAGCAAACAATTGCAGGCTCTCCAGACTCCGCCGAATTCAGGCAGTACAGACATCTCAACGCACAGCCCACCGCCGAGCTCCGCCGACTACAAGCCCCAGTCACTTGGAAGCATCCTTGCCGACGAGGGCGCCGGCACAACCGAGGGTCACATCTCTCCCGCGAAAGAACATGGCGAGCCTGACGCGGCAGCACGAAAGAGCACGGCACAGGAGCAGAATCCTGACGCCGACGGGAAGGCGTCGGCGGCGCAAACAGTTGTTCAGCCGTTGGTCACGGAGCATGAGACTGCTGCTGATCCTAGGAAGAAGAAGCGGGGTCCGGGCTTGCTGGGCAGGATGATCTTCAGGAAAAGAGTGGAGGGCAGCTCCTCCTAGACTCTGTTGAACCGTGCGAGTGTGTGCGCGATCTGGCCCTAGTGCTACGGTGCATCCGTTTTGGCCAAATGTTCAATTGCACTGGCAGACTGAAGCCGGGTGTTGAGAGACTCTGGAACATGCTGTTTATCGAATTTGTTGTGGTTGACATGAACCTGAGTATTTATGGAATGCATTGCTGTGTGAATGTTTATTTAATAAAGATCATGAAATTTTATGTGGAATATTCTAAATTTTATCCGCTAATTGTGATGTTATGATAACATTTATCCTTTTTAAAAACTCAATACACATTTCACCTCTTAGTTAaaacaaagtactccctccgttccaaaataaatgacGTGGTTTTGGTTCAAATTCGATAAAGTTAAGCAAAATATTCTTGCCTTATCCACATTGAAGTTAAGTAAAAAATAGTGTCCAAGTATAGATACTAACAAAAAAAATAAGAACTTCATTTTTACGGAAGCGAAAAAAAAGGCATTGACGATCTACAACAATAGATGCTTGGGATTGACTGACTTAGGGTTACCTGTCATAGAAAGCCTTTGGTTATCCGGCAAGCACTGGCTTAGCCAGGCTCAGCAAGGAAGCGAGGGACTTGGTTCCCGAGCGAGCTTGCCTCGTATCCTGCGGCTTCCAGCTTTTTCTTCAGTTGACCGAGCGAGCCAAATCGGCTCGCCTCCGTCGGCAAGGCTTGCCTTGCCTGGCGAGGTAACAACATTTCCAGTCGTTGGCCCTCTAGGAGGGGCTAAAATCACCCCTGGGGCACACCGGCGCTAACCCGTGCACTGGGGGCGTAATGCCCCCAGTCGCGGTGCTCATGTTTTTTTGAAAAATTTAAACACGGCACAAACACGGCGCAAACTCATTGCAAAtttcggcgagttcgttcaaacttaaaaGTATTTAAAAAAAACTACTAGGGACCGCCACTCGCCGTCTGCATCGTCGCTCCTCGCCGtctgcctcgccgctccccgccgcccgccgcccgccctcgcagttctacatgccgaggaggctgtagaaccgcgtgtagtcgccaccgtccctgctgcatccctccccggtTGGCtcagcgggttggacggtccgggggcgtcctcgtcgtcgtcgctgtcgaggatcacgacgtcatgctcgtcctcgcgcccacgcttgcgggcttcgatctcctccagggcccggcgccactagaccatctcgtcgcggaggtagtcgtcccgcgcccactgcaAGGCGTCCTCGTTGGAGAAgctgcgccgggctatctcctcgtactccgcgaggaggccgggctccggcttagGCTCGACGAGGATGAAGCGGCNNNNNNNNNNNNNNNNNNNNNNNNNNNNNNNNNNNNNNNNNNNNNNNNNNNNNNNNNNNNNNNNNNNNNNNNNNNNNNNNNNNNNNNNNNNNNNNNNNNNNNNNNNNNNNNNNNNNNNNNNNNNNNNNNNNNNNNNNNNNNNNNNNNNNNNNNNNNNNNNNNNNNNNNNNNNNNNNNNNNNNNNNNNNNNNNNNNNNNNNNNNNNNNNNNNNNNNNNNNNNNNNNNNNNNNNNNNNNNNNNNNNNNNNNNNNNNNNNNNNNNNNNNNNNNNNNNNNNNNNNNNNNNNNNNNNNNNNNNNNNNNNNNNNNNNNNNNNNNNNNNNNNNNNNNNNNNNNNNNNNNNNNNNNNNNNNNNNNNNNNNNNNNNNNccggagctgcgggtgcgcgcgcggacaggcgtgtcctggggctccggcttgacggggcggaggcagggagagcccgacgagcggccggacgaggaggaggacgcaccGGGAcgctccatgcgcctcggcgtccaggagctcccacggcggcgtgagaaggacgggggagaggggtactcgaggcgcggcgtgttgccgccctcgatgtactcgaggacgaccTCCAATGTGCggtcgggcacgccccaccaccggcgccggccctcggagttgagcctgccggagggtacGCCGCCGTTCgtcgcctcgagctgctcggcgtggcggcggcggaagtagggctctcagagcgggctgtcgggggtgTACCGCGGGCCTTCCCTCGCCGCCTACGGCAGGGACGCGCAGatacgtgcgatctccgcacgccacgccgccccggtgggtggtggtggcaccggcacgccaccggcgctgatcctccacgccccgggcacccgcatgttcggcggggccgggtactcggcctcaaaaaggaggcgagcctcgtcctcgtgaagatggcggcgcctgaagccattcgccgccgcgccgtcgccttgggaagcgctcggccatccttctgaactggagacggcgagaggaggaagggggagaaATAGGCGCGTCGGCGGTGAAGTGTCTGTGCGGGTCTCCGGTGCGCTGGTggtcggcttatataggcggaggcgccgtgtggtaggcttggccggcgcgttacgcgtggcgggaggcgtggcgggcgaggggacgcgcgtcgcccggccttcactgcgccgcccgtgaggcatcaatggaggctgaccagcGCGGCAGCGcgcgcagctttggcattgattcgccgcgggaaacgaggcgatgaggacgacgaagcggcgagaagagAGTCGAGTCGCTAACGCGACTGGCCCACGGCGCTTTTGCGCCAAAAAATATTCGCCCGGCGCTCTCGAGCGCCCCCCAGCACGTCGGGTTTGGGTTGGGttcgccggcgccaatttcggcccgagccggcgaaaaatgggCTCCTGGGGGCACGATTGGTCCGATTTTTTGACGCCGGCGGCGAAAAAACGCCTGGGGAGCCTtgttggggacgcggctggagatggtCAAAACTAAGGAGTGATCCAAACGCTCTGGGTCACAAACATGTGGGTCCACAAACCAGGCACCCCACATGTGTGTGGTTCTAAGTTACCTCATGTTACGTTAGCCAATCTAAGCCCGACAATAGATGCCTCGCGTACAACTAGACAAATAAAGTGATTCCTTTTAGCACGGGTAAGTAATATACTATTTGAACCTTTTGGTGGCCTTTTATGGAAGAGGTTTATTTCTCCAAACTGACAAACCTGACCCACATGTTAGGATGACGTGCAGGATAACTAGGAGGATAAGAGCATCTTCACTCCTTCAGCCCCCAGCGCATAGG is drawn from Triticum dicoccoides isolate Atlit2015 ecotype Zavitan chromosome 6B, WEW_v2.0, whole genome shotgun sequence and contains these coding sequences:
- the LOC119324590 gene encoding filament-like plant protein 7; this translates as MAEMEDALRSCMEQLLIAREEREQIIVEAASEISSQQKKLRDLQQSLEAANKKAAKLTAENNSLCKAMDAKDKLVRELRESKAASDQELSGAAAKLDAAQKQSASLQYEARMLQKELEVRSQEREYDLRSVDAARAQQAESLKKIAQLEGECQRLRAMVRKRLPGPAALAKMRDEVEPQQQPPPSRAGASPRRPRSVTPTMSPRSVTPMSPRPVTPRRAPEPDQSYAVRLRAIEDENNVLKRMLAARDTELQFTQTKYAEEASKLSAVQGQLKELTEESKRLSDAHAKSETWASALVSELDQLRAGKQGHGASSVMVSDMSLLDDFAEIERMEMESSGDHQTSGHSRSVVPDKNGESLVLEHGHPEWLQDVWKLVTSNHEATGESIDAIVGGIRRALDEGPVHGNGDASDLLYGRTKVEELITNLIDKITATIRVSAQDDAARSGSLLHAKPELCARLEYLVHVCHDVLQRKARLEDFVDEVCMVLEYIMSIYFSNQVRSDTVDGNENDFDAHGEPDMQSATSAAALDIQTEAQKGEVQSTEGQHPDKIQERQLIEELAMVMLDQNDDIQLGRKSSYYEIESLTADGMGEDLAQKEAKQLATDSEISAAADKLAECQETITNLSKQLQALQTPPNSGSTDISTHSPPPSSADYKPQSLGSILADEGAGTTEGHISPAKEHGEPDAAARKSTAQEQNPDADGKASAAQTVVQPLVTEHETAADPRKKKRGPGLLGRMIFRKRVEGSSS